The genomic window cattccacaaggatttttttattttttttatttatttcaactttatttaaccaggtaggctagttgagaacaagttctcatttgcaactgcgacctggccaagataaagcaaggtAAAACATGGGAtgccggcccatgttgactccaatgcttcctacgcTTCccccagttgtgtcaagttggctggatgtccttcgggtggtggaccattcttgatacacacgggaaaatgTTGAGCGTGATAAACCCAGCttcattgcagttcttgacacactcaaaccggtgtgcctggcatctactaccatacccagttcaaaccACTAAAATCTTTTGTTTttcccgttcaccctctgaatggcacacatacacaatccatgtttcaattgtctcaaggctttcatctccttcccttcatctacactgtttggagtgaatttaacaagtgacatcaataagggatcatagctttcacctggattcaactagtcagtctatgtcatgggaagagcaggtgttcttaatgttttgtacactcagtgtagactGTATCATGTATATTGTACTGTATCTCCCTCACTTGGACCAGTAGGGAGGCCACCTCAGAACAGAGAAAAACATCAGATGAGAGAAAACAGGCATATGTTTCTTATTTGCACAAATTGCATAATGGgtgaggggaatgggcagggtaaatgctaattaaatactgtagtatttactatagtttaaaaaaatgttgtgtttttgctgacatcattactgtagtatttactagtgTTTTTTTGTGGATAATGCTGTAGTATTtgctatagtattctacagtatactacaacattctatagtaagtattACACAtaatcgagggatactacagtgtgtaatattgttttctacagtatactacatttTACTAtataattctatagtaagtactgtagtattctatagtaaactgtagaatTGTTTTCATGTGAGCCTCTGTGAGTCAATTTATGAGTGCCAATAACCCTTAACTTTACACCAACCTTAAACCTTTACCACattcctaaccccaaccctaagcTACAAACAAAATCTAAACAAACCTGCGGCCTCAGGTAGTAGAATGGACAGATTATTATCACCATctttcagtggtggaaaaagtacccagttgtcatatttgagtaaaagtatagataccaccttaatagaaagttactcaagtagaagtggaagtcacccagtaaaatacttcttgagtaaaagtctaaaaaggtttccgaagaacaccatccacgCAATCCGAAGAACACGcaatccgaagaacaccattccaaccgtgaagcacggaggtggcagcatcatgttgtgagggtgctttgctgcaggagggactggtgcacttcacaaaatatgtggatatattgaagcaacatctcaagacatcagtcaggaagttaaagcttggtcgcaaatgggtcttccaaatggacaatgaccccaagcatacttccaaagttgtggcaaaatggcttaaggacaacaaagtcaaggtattggaatggccatcacaaagccctgacctcaatcctatagaaaatttgtgggcagaactgaaaaagcatgtgcgagcaaggaggcctacaaacctgactccgttacaccagctctgtcaggaggaatgggccaaaattcacccaactttttgtgggaagcttgtggaaggctacccgaaacgtttgacccaagttaaacaatttaaaggcaatgctaccaaatactaattgagtgtatgtaaacttctgacccactgggaatgtgatgaaataaataaaagctgaaataaataattctctctactattattctgacatttcaccttcttaaaataaagtggtgatcctaactgacctaagacagggaatttttactaggattaaatgtcaggaattgtgaaaaactgagtttaaatgtatttggctaaggtgtatgtaaacttccgacttcaactgtatattaaacaaagcagatgacaccattttcttgtttttaaaatataCGGATAGCCATGTGCAcaccccaacactcagacatcatttacaaaagatgcatgtgtgtttagtaagtccgccagatcagaggcagtagggatgaccatagatgttgtcttgataagtgtgtgagttGGACAATTTTCCTTTCAAAACGTAATGAGTACTGTTGGATGTCATGGAAAATGTAGGGAGTAAAAACTaccttattttctttaggaatgtaatgaagtaaaagttgcccaaaatgtaaatagtaaagtaaattacagatacccccaaaCTACATAGAtattactttaaagtatttttacttaagtacattacaccactgccttctttgtcaaatagccacTAACCTTGTGGAGATTGAGCAAATAAAGATCCTCACCATAAACTAACCCTAAATCTGTGCACTTCTTTTGAAGTGAAGCCGTAAGGAAAACATGAAATGTTTGAAGGAAAATCACACATTTCAGTCTTGACTGATGATAGTATGTATAAGTGAGGAGCACCTTCACTAGTGCTAGTACTGGATGGCAGGTTGTCACTTTAACCTGCAGCGTTGCTCCATAAGACTCAGCCATGCTGTGGTCCAGTGTTGTTCAGTAGGTAGAACATAGTGCTTGTAACACCATGGTTGTGGGTTCATTTTCCACGGCggaccagtacgaaaatgtatgcaGTCCCTACCTACGGTAACTCGCACTGTAATGTAATAATTTTTTTAACATCCAATGAGAcatactgtaaaataacatttattggtACATCAGGAAAAAATATAATGCACTGTTGGCCTAGTGACATAAAATAAAACACAACTCTGGACTCTGAATGTACCGAACATATGGGTTATATGATTCTATCTCTGTGCATTTGATCTTAGCAACATTTAGGATATTTCTCAACGTAAGGTGTTCCTATTGAGTAAAACAAACTTCTGAATCAAGTAATCTTACCACATTCAATCAAACGACCTCAACTGCTATATAGCCTATTTATCCTATATATTATTGGTAGTTAGAAGACCATTACAAGCACCCTGCTCTTCAAAGGAAATGAGAGAGCGAAATTAAAGATGAAGTTCTATTTGGACCGCATTCGGAGGCAGAGTCATGGGTAGCCTAAAACTTGTCAGGCTATTTAATCTGGATACAAAATGAATCCAGAGAAGGTGCTGTACTTGTTGTTGTTGCCTCCGTGTGCTTTGCCACCGTCCAGTTTGACATAAATCTCATCTCCGGAGTCCAGGTGTAGAACCACGCTGTTACCTGCGTAATCGTAGTTCTGGTCTGCGTCCTGTGCAATAGCACTTGCCCGAACCTGTGTAATGGAAGGGAAACACAAAATAAGTATAATCCTCATGAATTTGATATTTTATAGTTGTTTGATTTCGTCTCTTATTCGTCTCTTATGCTCTTATGGTCAGACAAATTCCTCCACTACCACTTTGTAGATTACATCATATTGTGTCactttggacatttcgtcagttATGGTCAGACAAATTCCTCCACTACCACTTTGTAGAATAGGTTATATTATGTCACTTTGGACACCACAGAAGTGGGAACGAGGGCTTAAGACGCTAAACGATCAAGCATTTCTTTACCGTGGTAATATAATGTATAGACTACCCGATTTAACTGAGTTTACCATTGCTAAGCATATGCTAAGGGCCTTAAATGTCCTACCATAAAGCCGAAAAGTGCACTAGCCAAAATTATATAAAGTGAGTGCATAACATTTGTGCGTGTAGTATACGTTTTTCTCCATACCCTTTGGGTTTTTGCATGCATTTATAGTATGTTATAGACATGAATTGTTTTTAAATTAATGATAATACAATATTTTCGTATATGCtaatttaattaaataatgtTTACCTGTCCGTTTTTGCACAAGTCTGCCCACATGCTTGTCCCGTCGCCTCCTCGCATTAACACGTGGTATGTGAAAAAATAAATTCCGGACACTTGGCAAGTGAACTTGCCATTGGTTGGGTCGTATTGATTTCCCAAGTTTGTGACAACATCGTCGAATTTAAGCACCTCATATCCTTCGTGTGGGTTCTTCAAACCGACATAGAACGCAACCTTTGTTTCACTGAGTGCAGTGTTAACCTCGTCCGTGTCCGTTTCGGTCTTTGCAGTCCCTGACGTTACCGCGGGGTAAACATCTTTCCCGGAATCACCCCTGTCTCCGGGTGGTCCTCTTGGGCCGGGAGGTCCTGGTTCTCCCGGTGGACCTCTTGGTCCCGGTTTCCCAGGTCGCCCTAATTCACCTTTGGAGCCTTGCGCCATTGGCGGCGGCGGGATAGCATTCATGTCCTGCATGAGCTCCATTGCCGTGGCGCTGGCGGGTTTCGAACTGTATGGATCACAGATCATTCGACAGGTGCCCATCATCTCATAGTGAGCCGAAGTCTTGGTACTTTGCACAAGCAGCGGTATTGCTATGATAAGGGCCAACACCATGACGATGCCAATCACAGCGGCCACAAGTCGCTTCCTCTGGAATATCCGAGAAGCAAGCGATAGAAAGTCTGCTGAGCTTGGAGGAGTAATAGTGGAATGTTTGCGTGCGTAATTAGAAGGAAAAAAAACTGACACCAAATATATTTTCTTCCTCAATGCAACTATTCTATTTTGTTTTGTCCATAAGCCTTAGGCAGTCGTGCCAGAGCAGACAGACGAAGGGTATGAATCTTGGCATGGATGGGCGCTCGCTGGTTCTCAGCACTGATTTGGAGCGCTCCTATTCTATTCCAGTCCTACGGGGGTCGCTGACGTAACACATGCGGAGTAAAGCCTTTTGCAATTTGGATTAAGATCGAAACAATAATTGGGCAATCTTTATGTATGAATTACTAATCCTCATATTACAGCAAGGAGGATATGGAATTAGAAAGCATTAAACACTTTGATCCCACCATTTATATTTTGAAACACGCAACCCATGTGGTTGTACAGAACATGTCCCCATATAATTAAATAGAACAGAACAGCCATTATTTGCTGAAACGAAAAGCTCTGTGTGCGGGGCAGgagctgtcctttcagcacctcTCCCAATCATTAGGACGCTGAAAATCAACATGAATCAAAACATTTAGCCTATGATCAATGCACTTTTAAAGGAACTTATAACAACTTAGTAATTTTGCTTTAGGCCTCtctaatatttgttttattaaatATTAGTTCGTCACCTCCCCTTTGTAACAAATGGCATACCCCACACTATCCATGTCAACATACATTTACATTCACACATTCTTGTATTCTGTCTTCAATCTCTAACAAAGTGACGGTTTCATGTCTGAAACAAATCGTTTAATCCTTTTGTTCCAGAGCTGGGGTTTAACATCTCACACCCTGTCTCAGCAGCTAAGCAGTCAGCTCAAATTTATTCCCGGTCATTCCTTGTTATTGAGTCTGTCATTATTGGCTACCAATAGATACTGGTAATGCAGACAGACTAAATATTTTCTATGCACGTTCCCATATACTTAAATATAACAGAATAGTAAATTAATGTGTTGCTGTGAGTGTTCCCTTGAACCCTTTTTTGTCTTGTTggctaggcctaggctactagTGGAACATTTGCGGGAAATATTTAGAAACAATCCATCGAGACTAATGTGAGTGACCAAAACTTTACTATAAAATTGTTTATTGATTTTCAATTATAAACAAACACAAGGAAGTTGCCAAATATTTGACTCAAATGATCAACCCATCCCATGTCAATAGTGGTCGCGTGCAGTGTGAATACTTGCATTATGACTCAAAGTTGTGTTACTACATTTACATAATGAGTTCCAAGAATCTCTGTGAGTTCCAATATGACGATTAGTATTGTGACGTTTTCTAGCCTGTAAATAACCCCGAGCAATCAATGTTCGTTTATTAGTGGCAACGACTTGTTTCTAGAGACTACTACTTGGATCACTCTCTGAAACCGTTAAGGTGTGTTGTTCCGAATGTTGGAGACCTTACCGGAAACTGTACCCGAGATGTTGGATGGTGCAGTGCGTCTGTGTTGAAGATTGACTAACCATGGATCCAGCAACTATGGATCCATATGATGTGAGTAATCAAACACTTCACTCTGGATCAGGGCGGTAGCAAGTAGCCtattagctctggtccagggcggtAGTGTGCGTACCTCCACGCTATCACCATAGACCAATTAGCAAGTACCCAGTGATTTTTGCTGTTGTTGATTTCACTTTGAATTCACCTTGGTTGACAACTTAAGCAAAATTAattcaaaactagatgttgaaatgatgtctgtgcccagtgggttacttaagcaataagccctgggggggtgtggtatattgccaatataccacagctaaaggCTGCTCTTAACATGATGCAACATGGTGTGCCTGGATACaggccgtggtatattggccatataacacaaacccctgaggtgccttattgatattataaactggttaccaatgtaattagagcagtaaaatacATGATTTGTCATACCTGcagtatatggtctgatataccacggctggctgtcagccaatcagcattcagggctctaaAGTTCTGGCAACATTCAGTTTGGTTCCTGTTTGGTTGTGAGTAACCAAACATTGGGATCAGGAGTTTCTCAAAATATTCCCAACATCAGCTGGTTGGTTCCTTAAAGCTAGAACCCTTAGTTATTGATTAATTAATGACATAAACCCATTTGATTCTTATGTAATATAACTTATACATGCCTCATGATCTTAATTCAATTGTCAtacgtaccccatcagaaccccaaatataagttTGTTTTAATCCAATGTGTGTAAACAATATAAATGTAATGGGGAAAAAACACTGTATAaccttaaaacatggttaaaactgtaattttgatatcatggatggccagcTCCGTcggaatttgagagtagttacatttctccaggcccatccctcagtttTTTACCAAAATAGAGGGCGGCATctccgctttgttattgtttcaatgaaggattctagctttaaaagGTCTCAGTATAATGTTTTCCCCAATACATTCTGAGAACATTAACAGGGATTTAATTTAAACTGTACCTTAGAGCTATTTTACTTTGATAACAGGTTTTACTCTTTAAAGTTGTTCTCATTTGACTGTCTCCATGTTGATTATGTTGTTAAGGCTGATGCGGATGGGTTTTACAAGGGCGATGATTATGGATATTTCCACTGGAATGAAAAATATGGCCATTGGGGTAAGCATTTCACACCTGTGTTAGGACTTGGTTTAATCATTTTATTACCATTCCTTTATGGAAATGAGAGGATCAAGCTTCTGCTCTTATTCTTTTTACAGAGAGGTGGACCCTAAAAAACAATGAGTACATCTATGAGTATGCGTACAAGTATGAGAACGAGAACGACTACTACAACCACCAGGATCAACCTGGTCAAGGGGCCAACTGGGAAAAAGAGGCTGGTTCTTCTCAGATTGTTGATGCTCCTGCCCATCTCCCCCTCCCTACTTCCTCTGATCTCCCTCAGCAGAGCCCACAGGAGCAGCCTGGAGTCCTCGCAGCATTCCCTGGTCCTCTTGCAAAGTAAGTACTTTGTTCGTTAACACAGCAATGACATCTGCACAGCTACACTGTCCACCAGATACATTCATGTTGGAATTTGGAGTGCTATGATTACACTGAAGTTGATTGAGATATTGGACTAATGTAATGGAGTTTCAGATTACCTGTATTACCCAGAGTACCTAGATTGTGTTCAGATCTGAAATGTAAAGACTGTTTTGTATCCACGGCGTGAAGCCTCCTTCAACCCATTCTAAACAACCTGGTGTGTTTCCTCTCATGTAGCGTTGGGAC from Salvelinus namaycush isolate Seneca chromosome 40, SaNama_1.0, whole genome shotgun sequence includes these protein-coding regions:
- the LOC120033763 gene encoding complement C1q-like protein 2 isoform X2; this translates as MVLALIIAIPLLVQSTKTSAHYEMMGTCRMICDPYSSKPASATAMELMQDMNAIPPPPMAQGSKGELGRPGKPGPRGPPGEPGPPGPRGPPGDRGDSGKDVYPAVTETKVAFYVGLKNPHEGYEVLKFDDVVTNLGNQYDPTNGKFTCQVSGIYFFTYHVLMRGGDGTSMWADLCKNGQVRASAIAQDADQNYDYAGNSVVLHLDSGDEIYVKLDGGKAHGGNNNKYSTFSGFILYPD
- the LOC120033763 gene encoding complement C1q-like protein 2 isoform X1, with protein sequence MVLALIIAIPLLVQSTKTSAHYEMMGTCRMICDPYSSKPASATAMELMQDMNAIPPPPMAQGSKGELGRPGKPGPRGPPGEPGPPGPRGPPGDRGDSGKDVYPAVTSGTAKTETDTDEVNTALSETKVAFYVGLKNPHEGYEVLKFDDVVTNLGNQYDPTNGKFTCQVSGIYFFTYHVLMRGGDGTSMWADLCKNGQVRASAIAQDADQNYDYAGNSVVLHLDSGDEIYVKLDGGKAHGGNNNKYSTFSGFILYPD